In Enterobacter cloacae, the following are encoded in one genomic region:
- a CDS encoding diguanylate cyclase, which produces MQRDTYFVKRSFLQWLHNRSNPGLIVNICFLVVLIFSTLLTWREVVVLEGAYVSSQRNHLETVASALDRQLQFSVDKLLFFRKSMGEALQTPLGFDVLQMAVARFKTVRNTPSWQLIVDKDRTLPVNGVSDEFVSKTTLLNRDDEHISHEISAALEVGYLLRLASSSTQKEERAMYISRAGLWVATNTPVNDDEIISRYYHFVTRPWFTQQSGRANRARAVRWFFSSTTSTAPADAPTITASVPVYFNNYWYGVVALDFSVATMKRLLKDAVADHTEGEYQLYDTRLNLIASSEASASKINLFDDVERAQIASAIAGDTEGGLRLGSRFVSWERLDHFNGVVLRVHTLDEGVRGDFGSISIVLALLWALFTAMLLISWLVIRRMVRNMYTLQNSLQWQAWHDPLTRLNNRGALFERAKQLAETCQQQSLPFSVIQIDLDHFKNINDLFGHQAGDKVLSHAAGLIATGLRTSDVAGRVGGEEFCVVLPGIALPEASAVAERIRSRIDSKEILVKKNTTIRISASFGVSCAHEKGNYNFEQLQSIADTRLYQAKQYGRNRVVWCDRDKE; this is translated from the coding sequence GTGCAGCGCGACACCTATTTTGTAAAACGATCTTTTCTGCAATGGCTGCATAATCGTAGCAACCCCGGCCTGATTGTTAACATCTGCTTTCTTGTTGTGCTCATTTTTTCTACTCTTCTGACCTGGCGCGAAGTCGTGGTGCTGGAAGGGGCGTATGTCTCAAGTCAGCGTAATCACCTGGAAACGGTTGCCAGCGCGCTGGACCGACAGCTGCAATTTAGCGTCGATAAACTCCTTTTTTTCCGTAAAAGTATGGGCGAAGCGCTTCAGACGCCCCTGGGGTTTGATGTCCTGCAAATGGCCGTCGCGCGCTTTAAAACGGTGCGCAACACCCCCTCCTGGCAACTGATTGTCGATAAAGATCGCACGCTGCCTGTTAATGGCGTCTCGGATGAATTTGTCAGTAAAACCACGTTACTAAACCGCGATGATGAGCATATTAGCCATGAAATCTCCGCGGCGCTGGAAGTCGGGTATTTACTGCGTCTGGCCTCGTCATCCACTCAGAAAGAAGAGCGCGCGATGTATATTTCGCGTGCCGGGCTCTGGGTCGCTACCAATACGCCCGTGAATGATGACGAGATCATTTCCCGCTATTATCATTTTGTCACGCGTCCCTGGTTTACCCAGCAATCCGGTCGTGCCAACCGTGCACGGGCGGTACGCTGGTTTTTCTCCTCAACGACGTCAACAGCACCAGCAGATGCTCCGACGATCACCGCCAGTGTCCCGGTCTATTTCAATAATTACTGGTATGGCGTTGTCGCGCTGGATTTCTCTGTCGCAACCATGAAGCGCTTGCTAAAGGATGCGGTGGCAGACCATACGGAAGGTGAGTACCAGCTTTACGACACCCGGTTGAACCTGATTGCGTCCTCTGAAGCCTCTGCCAGCAAGATAAACCTTTTTGACGACGTTGAAAGGGCGCAAATTGCCTCGGCTATTGCAGGTGATACCGAAGGCGGTCTCCGTCTGGGGAGCCGTTTTGTCAGTTGGGAGCGACTGGATCATTTTAATGGCGTGGTGTTGCGCGTTCATACCCTGGATGAAGGCGTGCGCGGTGATTTCGGCAGTATCAGCATTGTGCTGGCGCTCCTGTGGGCACTCTTTACCGCCATGCTGTTGATCTCCTGGCTGGTTATCCGCCGGATGGTGAGAAATATGTACACGCTGCAGAACTCACTGCAGTGGCAGGCCTGGCATGATCCGCTCACCCGTCTGAATAACCGTGGGGCACTGTTTGAGCGGGCAAAACAACTGGCGGAAACATGTCAACAGCAGTCACTGCCGTTCTCCGTGATTCAGATCGATCTCGATCACTTCAAAAACATCAATGACCTGTTTGGGCATCAGGCGGGGGATAAGGTACTGTCTCATGCTGCAGGGCTCATCGCCACCGGGTTACGTACCAGCGATGTTGCCGGGCGTGTTGGTGGGGAGGAGTTTTGTGTGGTACTGCCAGGGATTGCACTGCCGGAAGCGTCAGCAGTCGCGGAGCGCATTCGCTCAAGGATCGACAGTAAAGAAATTCTGGTGAAAAAAAATACCACCATACGCATTAGCGCATCCTTTGGCGTGAGCTGTGCGCATGAAAAGGGGAATTACAACTTCGAACAGCTGCAGTCCATTGCTGACACCCGGTTGTATCAGGCAAAACAGTATGGACGAAACCGGGTTGTCTGGTGCGATCGTGACAAGGAGTGA
- the dsrB gene encoding protein DsrB: MKVNDRVTVKTDGGARRPGIVLAIEEFSEGTMYLVSLEDYPLGIWFFNELGHADGIFVEKAE; this comes from the coding sequence ATGAAGGTCAACGATCGGGTAACCGTCAAAACGGACGGTGGCGCTCGCCGTCCGGGGATAGTGCTGGCAATTGAAGAGTTTAGTGAAGGCACAATGTATCTGGTATCACTGGAAGACTACCCGCTCGGCATCTGGTTCTTTAATGAACTGGGGCATGCGGATGGTATCTTTGTGGAAAAAGCAGAGTAG
- the rcsA gene encoding transcriptional regulatory protein RcsA: MSTIIMDLCSYTRLGLTGYLASRGVRKRDINDAHTVDELAAACDDLKPGVVFINEDCFIHDPANSQKIKQIINQHPKTLFIVFMAIANIHFDEYLLVRKNLLISSKSIKPESLDDILGDYLNKEVKNVGAVNLPTLSLSRTESSMLRMWMAGQGTIQISDQMNIKAKTVSSHKGNIKRKIKTHNKQVIYHVVRLTDNVTNGIFVNMR; the protein is encoded by the coding sequence ATGTCAACGATCATTATGGATTTATGCAGCTACACCCGGCTAGGGTTAACCGGGTACCTGGCAAGCAGAGGGGTAAGAAAGAGAGACATCAACGATGCACACACCGTTGACGAACTTGCAGCCGCTTGTGATGACCTCAAGCCAGGCGTGGTGTTTATTAATGAGGACTGTTTCATTCACGATCCAGCCAACAGTCAGAAAATTAAGCAAATCATTAATCAACATCCCAAAACTCTGTTTATTGTTTTTATGGCGATAGCCAACATTCACTTTGATGAATATTTGTTGGTTCGTAAAAATTTATTGATCAGTTCTAAATCGATTAAACCAGAGTCTTTGGATGACATCCTGGGCGATTATTTGAATAAAGAAGTAAAGAATGTAGGCGCAGTTAACTTACCCACTTTATCATTAAGCAGGACTGAATCAAGTATGCTGCGAATGTGGATGGCCGGGCAAGGGACTATTCAAATTTCGGATCAGATGAATATTAAAGCAAAAACCGTTTCATCACATAAAGGTAATATTAAAAGGAAAATAAAAACGCATAATAAGCAAGTGATCTACCACGTTGTTCGCCTGACGGATAATGTGACGAATGGAATTTTCGTCAACATGCGTTAG
- the fliR gene encoding flagellar biosynthetic protein FliR: protein MLHITSDQWVQWLGVYFWPMLRILALISTAPILSEKSIPKRIKVGLGIIITIIVAPSLPPVDIPIFSANAVWVALQQVMIGVAVGFTMQLAFAAIRTAGELIGLQMGLSFATFVDPGSHLNMPVLARIIDLLAMLLFLSFNGHLWLISMLVDTFHTLPIGENPVNSNAFLALVRAAGLIFLNGLMLALPIITLLLTVNLALGLLNRMAPQLSVFVIGFPVTLTVGLLLMSLLMPLIAPFCEHLFSEIFNLLADIVSELPRK, encoded by the coding sequence ATGCTGCACATCACCAGCGACCAGTGGGTTCAGTGGCTTGGCGTCTATTTCTGGCCGATGCTGCGCATCCTGGCACTCATTTCAACCGCCCCCATTCTCAGCGAGAAATCGATACCCAAGCGGATCAAAGTGGGGCTAGGCATCATTATCACCATTATCGTTGCCCCTTCTCTGCCACCGGTGGATATCCCCATCTTCTCGGCGAATGCAGTGTGGGTAGCGTTGCAGCAGGTGATGATTGGCGTGGCCGTCGGGTTTACCATGCAGCTCGCGTTTGCCGCCATTCGTACTGCTGGTGAGCTTATCGGTCTGCAGATGGGGCTATCCTTTGCGACCTTCGTCGATCCTGGTAGCCACCTCAACATGCCCGTGCTGGCACGAATTATCGATCTGCTGGCCATGCTGCTGTTTCTCTCGTTCAACGGTCATCTGTGGCTGATCTCCATGCTGGTGGATACATTCCATACGCTGCCGATTGGTGAAAATCCGGTGAACAGCAATGCATTTCTGGCCCTCGTCCGTGCCGCCGGGCTTATTTTCCTCAACGGACTGATGCTGGCACTGCCTATCATTACCCTGCTGCTGACCGTTAACCTTGCACTGGGTTTACTAAACAGAATGGCCCCGCAGCTCTCGGTATTTGTCATTGGTTTCCCGGTGACTCTGACGGTCGGACTTTTATTAATGTCATTGCTGATGCCACTTATCGCCCCCTTCTGTGAACATTTATTCAGCGAGATATTCAACCTGTTAGCGGATATTGTCAGCGAACTCCCTCGTAAATAA
- the fliQ gene encoding flagellar export apparatus protein FliQ yields MTPESVMMMGTEAMKVAIAVAAPLLLVALVTGLIISILQAATQINEMTLSFIPKIIAVFVAIIVAGPWMLNLLLDYMRNLFTNLPYIIG; encoded by the coding sequence ATGACGCCAGAATCGGTCATGATGATGGGAACGGAGGCGATGAAAGTCGCCATTGCTGTTGCCGCGCCCCTGCTGCTTGTTGCGCTCGTGACCGGCCTTATCATCAGTATTTTGCAGGCCGCCACGCAGATTAACGAAATGACGCTGTCATTCATCCCGAAAATCATCGCCGTGTTCGTGGCGATTATCGTTGCCGGGCCGTGGATGCTAAACCTGTTGCTGGACTATATGCGCAACCTGTTTACCAACCTGCCGTATATCATCGGCTAA
- the fliP gene encoding flagellar biosynthetic protein FliP → MRRLLSLTLAGLCLFAPAVYAQLPGLVSTPIAGGGQSWSLPVQTLVFITSLTFIPAILLMMTSFTRIIIVFGLLRNALGTPSAPPNQVLLGLALFLTFFIMSPVIDKIYTDAYQPFSEDKISMQVALEKGAQPLREFMLRQTREADLALFARLSHTGEMQGPEAVPMRILLPAYVTSELKTAFQIGFTIFIPFLIIDLVIASVLMALGMMMVPPATIALPFKIMLFVLVDGWQLLVSSLAQSFYS, encoded by the coding sequence ATGCGCCGTTTGTTATCCCTTACGCTTGCGGGTCTTTGCCTGTTCGCTCCCGCCGTGTATGCGCAATTGCCGGGTCTGGTCTCTACCCCCATTGCCGGTGGCGGACAGAGCTGGTCGCTCCCGGTTCAGACGCTGGTCTTTATCACCTCGCTGACGTTTATTCCGGCGATCCTGCTGATGATGACCAGCTTCACCCGTATCATCATCGTGTTTGGCCTGCTGCGTAACGCGCTGGGCACGCCATCTGCCCCGCCGAACCAGGTGTTGCTGGGGCTCGCGCTGTTTCTGACCTTTTTCATTATGTCGCCGGTCATCGATAAGATTTACACCGACGCTTATCAGCCGTTCAGCGAAGATAAGATTTCCATGCAGGTCGCGCTGGAAAAAGGGGCCCAGCCTCTGCGCGAGTTTATGCTGCGCCAGACGCGAGAAGCGGATTTAGCCCTTTTTGCCCGTCTGTCTCACACCGGTGAGATGCAAGGCCCGGAAGCCGTGCCGATGCGTATTCTGCTGCCCGCGTATGTCACCAGTGAACTGAAAACCGCGTTCCAGATTGGCTTTACCATCTTTATTCCGTTCCTGATTATCGACCTGGTGATCGCCAGCGTCCTGATGGCACTCGGTATGATGATGGTTCCCCCCGCCACCATTGCTCTGCCCTTTAAGATCATGCTCTTTGTGCTGGTCGATGGCTGGCAACTGCTTGTCAGTTCGCTGGCGCAAAGTTTCTACAGTTGA
- the fliO gene encoding flagellar protein gives MKTQATLSQPSAVPGSPLLQVSGALFGIIAFILIAAWLAKRFGLAGKTAGARGMKVSASTSLGPRERVVIVDVDDARLVLGVTASTINVLHKLPPAPTPGDESAESPADFQSVMKSLLKRSGRS, from the coding sequence ATGAAAACCCAGGCAACACTATCGCAACCTTCCGCTGTCCCCGGCTCACCGCTGCTCCAGGTGAGCGGCGCGCTGTTCGGTATTATTGCCTTTATTCTTATCGCCGCATGGCTGGCAAAACGTTTTGGCCTGGCGGGTAAAACCGCCGGAGCACGCGGTATGAAGGTCAGCGCCAGCACGTCACTGGGGCCACGCGAGCGCGTGGTCATTGTAGATGTTGACGATGCGCGCCTGGTGTTGGGCGTGACCGCGTCAACCATCAACGTCTTACATAAACTGCCGCCTGCGCCCACCCCGGGTGACGAGAGCGCAGAATCCCCTGCGGATTTTCAGTCCGTCATGAAGAGTTTGCTTAAGCGTTCCGGGAGATCCTGA
- the fliN gene encoding flagellar motor switch protein FliN: MSDMNNPSDENSGALDDLWADALNEQKTTPAKSAADAVFQQLGGGDVSGTLQDIDLIMDIPVKLTVELGRTRMTIKELLRLTQGSVVALDGLAGEPLDILINGYLIAQGEVVVVADKYGVRITDIITPSERMRRLSR, translated from the coding sequence ATGAGTGACATGAACAATCCGTCCGATGAAAACAGCGGAGCACTGGACGATCTGTGGGCTGACGCGTTAAACGAGCAAAAAACCACCCCGGCCAAAAGCGCGGCGGACGCGGTATTCCAGCAATTAGGCGGTGGCGACGTCAGCGGCACGCTGCAGGACATCGACCTGATCATGGATATCCCGGTTAAACTGACCGTTGAACTGGGTCGTACCCGTATGACCATTAAAGAGCTGCTGCGTCTGACGCAGGGTTCCGTGGTGGCTCTTGACGGACTGGCCGGTGAGCCACTGGATATTCTGATCAACGGTTATCTGATTGCTCAGGGTGAAGTCGTGGTTGTCGCCGATAAATACGGCGTGCGTATCACCGACATCATTACGCCATCTGAACGTATGCGTCGTCTGAGCCGTTAA
- the fliM gene encoding flagellar motor switch protein FliM — MGDSILSQAEIDALLNGDNDKSDDPQPGLSGDDNIRPYDPNTQRRVVRERLQALEIINERFARQFRMGLFNLLRRSPDITVGAIRIQPYHEFARNLPVPTNLNLIHLKPLRGTGLVVFSPSLVFIAVDNLFGGDGRFPTKVEGREFTHTEQRVINRMLKLALESYSDAWKAINPLEVEYVRSEMQVKFTNITTSPNDIVVNTPFHVEIGNLTGEFNICLPFSMIEPLRELLVNPPLENSRNEDQNWRENLVRQVQHSQLELVASFADIPLRLSQILKLQPGDVLPIEKPDRIIAHVDGVPVLTSQYGTINGQYALRVEHLINPILNSLNEEQPK; from the coding sequence ATGGGCGACAGTATTCTTTCTCAGGCAGAAATCGATGCGCTGCTTAACGGCGACAACGATAAGAGTGATGATCCGCAACCGGGTTTGAGCGGTGACGATAATATTCGTCCCTATGACCCGAATACCCAGCGCCGCGTGGTACGTGAACGTCTGCAGGCGCTGGAGATCATCAACGAACGTTTTGCTCGTCAGTTCCGTATGGGGCTGTTTAACCTGCTGCGTCGTAGCCCGGATATCACCGTCGGTGCGATCCGCATTCAGCCTTATCATGAGTTTGCCCGCAACCTGCCGGTGCCGACCAACCTTAACCTGATCCATCTGAAACCGCTGCGCGGTACCGGGCTGGTGGTGTTTTCGCCAAGTCTGGTGTTCATTGCGGTAGATAACCTGTTTGGTGGCGATGGCCGTTTCCCGACCAAAGTGGAAGGACGCGAATTTACCCATACCGAGCAGCGCGTCATTAACCGCATGCTGAAGCTGGCGCTGGAATCTTACAGCGACGCGTGGAAAGCCATTAACCCGCTGGAAGTGGAGTACGTGCGTTCGGAAATGCAGGTGAAATTTACCAATATCACCACCTCCCCGAACGATATTGTCGTGAACACCCCGTTCCATGTGGAGATCGGTAACCTGACCGGCGAGTTCAACATCTGCCTGCCGTTCAGCATGATCGAGCCGCTGCGCGAGCTGCTGGTAAACCCACCGCTGGAAAACTCTCGCAACGAAGATCAGAACTGGCGTGAAAATCTGGTGCGTCAGGTTCAGCATTCACAGCTTGAGCTGGTGGCGAGCTTCGCCGATATCCCGCTGCGGTTATCCCAGATCCTGAAATTACAACCCGGCGATGTTCTGCCGATAGAAAAACCCGACCGCATTATTGCCCATGTGGATGGTGTCCCCGTGCTGACCAGTCAGTACGGCACGATTAACGGCCAGTATGCGTTACGCGTTGAGCACTTGATCAACCCGATTTTGAATTCGCTGAATGAGGAACAGCCCAAATGA
- a CDS encoding flagellar basal body-associated protein FliL: MTDSAITKKSKRSIWIPLLVLITLAACATAGYSYWRMQQEPTTAAAKAEAPPPPAPVFFPLDTFTVNLGDADRVLYVGITLRLKDEATRSRLNDYLPEVRSRLLLLFSRQDASTLATADGKQKLVDEIKQTLATPLVNGQPKQEVTDVLYTAFILR, translated from the coding sequence ATGACTGACTCCGCTATCACCAAAAAAAGTAAGCGTTCCATCTGGATCCCGCTGCTGGTGTTGATCACGCTCGCCGCCTGCGCCACCGCGGGCTATAGTTACTGGCGTATGCAGCAGGAACCTACCACCGCTGCAGCCAAAGCTGAAGCACCCCCTCCGCCGGCTCCGGTGTTCTTCCCGCTGGATACCTTCACCGTCAACCTGGGTGATGCGGATCGTGTGCTTTATGTTGGCATTACGCTGCGTCTGAAAGACGAAGCCACGCGTTCTCGTCTGAACGATTACCTGCCTGAAGTCCGTAGCCGTTTGCTGCTGCTGTTCTCGCGTCAGGATGCGTCGACACTGGCCACCGCTGATGGTAAGCAAAAACTGGTCGATGAGATTAAGCAGACGCTGGCCACGCCGCTGGTAAACGGTCAACCTAAGCAGGAAGTCACTGACGTTCTGTACACAGCCTTCATTCTGCGGTAA
- the fliK gene encoding flagellar hook-length control protein — MITLQQLLMTDSGLSGDTQTGKGTDGAQDFLSLLAGALTDATGKGKDAPLTLADLKAAGSKLSKATQDAKGETTLQAKIADLLSRQTTATSDETAGTTSLQSLVSGLMPASNADALKTLAAANTKDDSKSELSEDELAGLSALMAMLPHQQTTAPVVSQPTSAGGIAAQSALTSAALTQNSAGQQPLNNSLAGHDHDKAQPAAQYQAQNADSALPASASATPAVAASAEKQDIASSSSTTTTPTATLAPIVTSQATSQPAATVATAPVLSQPLGTSEWQQTLSQHITLFTKQGQQTAELRLHPEDLGQVQISLKLDDNQAQLQMVSPHSHVRAALEAALPTLRTSLAENGIQLSQSSVSSESFSGQQQSSSQQQQASRSGQNGGFNEESDELLPTPVSLQSAARGNSAVDIFA, encoded by the coding sequence ATGATCACACTGCAACAACTGCTGATGACCGACAGCGGCCTGTCAGGCGATACGCAGACGGGGAAAGGCACCGACGGTGCGCAAGATTTTCTGTCTCTGCTGGCGGGAGCTTTGACCGATGCTACCGGTAAGGGCAAAGATGCGCCGCTGACCCTGGCTGATCTGAAAGCTGCCGGCAGCAAACTGTCAAAAGCCACGCAGGATGCCAAAGGCGAAACGACCCTGCAGGCAAAAATTGCCGATCTCCTTTCACGTCAGACAACGGCGACCAGCGATGAGACGGCCGGGACGACCTCGCTGCAATCTCTCGTTTCCGGGTTGATGCCAGCATCAAACGCGGATGCCCTGAAGACGCTGGCCGCAGCCAATACAAAAGATGACAGCAAAAGCGAGTTGAGTGAAGACGAGCTGGCGGGATTAAGCGCGCTGATGGCAATGCTGCCGCACCAGCAGACCACCGCGCCGGTGGTGAGCCAGCCAACAAGCGCTGGCGGCATTGCCGCACAGTCGGCGTTGACCTCTGCCGCGCTCACGCAAAACAGTGCAGGTCAACAGCCCCTGAACAACTCGCTGGCGGGACATGACCATGATAAAGCACAACCTGCCGCGCAATATCAGGCACAAAACGCTGATTCTGCCCTGCCAGCTAGCGCGTCTGCAACGCCAGCCGTGGCCGCTTCAGCCGAGAAACAGGACATAGCCAGTTCCTCATCAACAACAACAACGCCGACCGCCACTCTGGCACCGATTGTCACCAGCCAGGCAACCTCTCAGCCTGCCGCTACCGTGGCCACCGCGCCAGTGTTAAGCCAGCCGCTGGGCACCAGCGAATGGCAACAAACGCTGAGCCAGCACATCACGCTGTTCACGAAACAGGGGCAACAAACAGCAGAACTGCGTCTGCACCCGGAAGATCTGGGCCAGGTGCAAATTTCGCTTAAACTGGATGATAACCAGGCGCAACTGCAGATGGTGTCTCCACATAGTCATGTGCGCGCGGCACTGGAAGCTGCACTGCCAACGCTGCGTACATCGCTTGCTGAAAACGGCATTCAGCTTTCGCAGAGCAGCGTCAGCAGTGAGAGCTTCAGCGGGCAGCAACAGTCGTCATCCCAGCAGCAACAGGCTTCGCGTTCTGGTCAGAATGGCGGTTTTAACGAAGAGAGTGATGAGTTATTACCCACTCCGGTGTCACTGCAATCCGCCGCGCGTGGAAACAGTGCCGTAGACATCTTCGCCTAA
- the fliJ gene encoding flagellar FliJ protein, which produces MAQNSALSTLKDLAEKEVDDAALQLGAMRRGCQQAEEQLKMLIDYQHEYRTNLNTDMTQGIGSQRWINYQQFIQTLEKAIEQHRQQLHQWTQKVDTALTFWREKKQRLQAWQTLQDRQVAAATLAENRQDQKKMDEFAQRASMRKPE; this is translated from the coding sequence ATGGCGCAAAATAGCGCGTTATCAACGCTAAAAGATCTGGCTGAAAAAGAAGTTGATGATGCCGCATTGCAGCTTGGCGCAATGCGACGCGGGTGCCAGCAGGCTGAAGAACAGTTGAAAATGTTAATCGACTATCAGCATGAATATCGCACCAACCTTAATACCGATATGACTCAGGGCATTGGAAGCCAGCGCTGGATTAACTATCAGCAGTTTATTCAGACGCTGGAAAAGGCGATTGAACAGCATCGCCAGCAGCTTCATCAATGGACCCAAAAAGTGGATACCGCGCTAACTTTCTGGCGCGAGAAAAAACAGCGACTGCAGGCCTGGCAGACCTTACAGGACAGGCAGGTTGCGGCAGCGACTCTGGCGGAAAACCGTCAGGATCAGAAGAAAATGGATGAGTTTGCCCAGCGCGCATCAATGAGGAAACCGGAATGA
- the fliI gene encoding flagellum-specific ATP synthase — translation MTARLTRWLNTLDNFEAKMAQLPSVRRYGRLTRATGLVLEATGLQLPLGATCVIERQDGQETREVESEVVGFNGQRLFLMPLEEVEGILPGARVYAKNISGDGLQSGKQLPLGPALLGRVLDGSGKPLDGLPSPDTTETGALITQPFNPLQRTPIEHVLDTGVRPINALLTVGRGQRMGLFAGSGVGKSVLLGMMARYTQADVIVVGLIGERGREVKDFIENILGAEGRARSVVIAAPADVSPLLRMQGAAYATRIAEDFRDRGQHVLLIMDSLTRYAMAQREIALAIGEPPATKGYPPSVFAKLPALVERAGNGISGGGSITAFYTVLTEGDDQQDPIADSARAILDGHIVLSRRLAEAGHYPAIDIEASISRAMTALITEKHYARVRNFKQLLSSFQRNRDLVSVGAYAKGSDPMLDKAITLWPQLEAFLQQGIFERADWEDSIQALELIFPQV, via the coding sequence ATGACTGCACGCCTCACGCGCTGGCTCAACACGCTCGATAACTTTGAAGCAAAGATGGCACAACTGCCGTCTGTTCGTCGTTACGGGCGCTTGACGCGCGCCACCGGTCTGGTGCTGGAAGCAACCGGTCTGCAACTTCCGCTGGGTGCGACCTGCGTGATTGAGCGCCAGGATGGGCAAGAAACGCGTGAAGTGGAAAGCGAAGTCGTCGGTTTTAACGGTCAGCGTCTGTTCCTGATGCCGCTTGAAGAAGTGGAAGGCATTCTGCCCGGCGCGCGCGTGTACGCCAAAAACATCAGCGGCGATGGCCTGCAAAGTGGTAAACAGCTGCCGCTTGGCCCTGCGCTGCTCGGCCGCGTACTGGACGGAAGCGGCAAGCCGCTCGATGGCCTGCCCTCACCCGATACGACTGAAACCGGCGCGCTAATCACCCAGCCGTTTAACCCCCTGCAGCGAACCCCTATCGAGCATGTTCTGGATACCGGCGTGCGCCCGATTAACGCCCTGCTGACGGTGGGCCGTGGGCAGCGTATGGGCCTGTTCGCCGGTTCCGGCGTGGGTAAATCGGTTCTGCTCGGCATGATGGCGCGTTATACCCAGGCAGACGTTATCGTCGTGGGCCTGATCGGTGAACGTGGCCGTGAAGTGAAAGACTTCATTGAAAACATTCTGGGTGCGGAAGGCCGTGCCCGCTCGGTGGTCATCGCCGCACCGGCGGATGTTTCACCGTTACTGCGTATGCAGGGTGCCGCGTATGCCACCCGTATTGCAGAAGATTTTCGTGACCGTGGGCAGCACGTGCTGCTGATCATGGACTCCCTGACCCGTTACGCCATGGCGCAGCGTGAAATCGCGCTGGCGATCGGTGAGCCACCGGCCACCAAAGGCTACCCGCCTTCGGTATTTGCTAAGCTCCCGGCTCTGGTAGAACGTGCAGGGAACGGCATCAGCGGCGGTGGCTCAATCACTGCTTTTTATACGGTTCTGACCGAAGGCGATGACCAGCAAGACCCGATTGCCGACTCTGCGCGTGCGATCCTTGACGGTCACATTGTGTTATCCCGCCGTCTGGCCGAAGCCGGGCACTATCCGGCCATCGATATTGAAGCATCAATCAGCCGTGCAATGACGGCATTGATAACCGAGAAGCACTACGCCCGCGTGCGTAACTTCAAACAACTGCTCTCCAGCTTCCAGCGCAACCGCGATCTGGTGAGCGTGGGGGCGTATGCCAAAGGCAGCGACCCGATGCTCGACAAAGCGATTACCCTGTGGCCACAGCTGGAGGCGTTTTTGCAACAAGGTATTTTTGAACGCGCCGACTGGGAAGATTCGATACAGGCTCTGGAGCTGATTTTCCCGCAGGTGTAA
- the fliH gene encoding flagellar assembly protein FliH yields the protein MSNELPWTRWTPDDLAPPLAGFTPAVMLPEEGDTEAEVPELSEEEQRAQMLAQMQMQAHEQGFNAGLNEGRQKGQEQGYQEGLAKGLEQGIEQARQQQAPLHARMQQLVSEFQHTLDALDSVIASRLMQMALEAARQVIGQTPTVDNAALIKQIQGLLQQEPLFSGKPQLRVHPDDLQRVEDSLGATLSLHGWRLRGDPSLHHGGCKVSADEGDLDASVATRWQELCRLAAPGVV from the coding sequence ATGTCTAATGAGCTGCCGTGGACACGCTGGACGCCTGACGATCTGGCTCCTCCCCTCGCCGGGTTCACGCCCGCCGTGATGTTGCCTGAGGAAGGCGACACGGAAGCCGAGGTACCTGAGCTTAGCGAAGAAGAGCAACGTGCCCAGATGCTGGCGCAAATGCAAATGCAGGCGCATGAACAGGGCTTCAACGCCGGTCTGAACGAAGGGCGACAGAAAGGCCAGGAGCAGGGTTACCAGGAAGGTCTGGCAAAAGGTCTGGAACAAGGCATTGAGCAAGCACGTCAGCAACAGGCCCCGCTTCATGCCCGTATGCAACAGCTGGTCAGCGAATTCCAGCATACGCTGGATGCGCTGGACAGCGTGATTGCGTCGCGCCTGATGCAAATGGCGCTTGAAGCCGCTCGCCAGGTGATTGGTCAGACGCCGACGGTAGATAACGCGGCACTCATCAAACAAATTCAGGGGCTGCTCCAGCAGGAGCCGCTATTTAGCGGAAAACCACAACTGCGCGTTCATCCGGACGATCTGCAGCGTGTGGAAGATAGCCTGGGTGCAACGCTGAGCCTGCACGGCTGGCGTCTGCGCGGCGATCCGTCATTACATCACGGTGGATGTAAAGTGTCTGCCGATGAAGGCGATCTGGATGCCAGCGTCGCCACCCGCTGGCAGGAACTGTGCCGCCTGGCCGCACCGGGAGTCGTCTGA